Genomic DNA from Pigmentiphaga litoralis:
AACACTGGCGAATACGCTGGCCAGCGCCACCGTCGCAGCCTGCCATGCCCAAGGCAAGACAAGCGTCGTCGCCGTCGTGGACCGCGGCGGCAACCTGGTTGCCGTGCAACGCGATGACAACGTCGGCCCGCACAACACACTGGCGGCGCAGCGCAAGGCCTATACGGCACTGTCGACTAAAACCCCCACCGGCCTGCTGGCCGAGCGCGCCCGCAGCCATCCGGACACGGCAAATCTGAACACGGTCAGCGAATTGTTGCTGCTCGGCGGCGG
This window encodes:
- a CDS encoding GlcG/HbpS family heme-binding protein translates to MLLALAMSSTLAIAAPDSQVAQRKDVTLTLANTLASATVAACHAQGKTSVVAVVDRGGNLVAVQRDDNVGPHNTLAAQRKAYTALSTKTPTGLLAERARSHPDTANLNTVSELLLLGGGVPVVVDGDVIGAIGVAGAGGAAFDEGCALTALSQTLTSN